In a single window of the Campylobacter fetus subsp. testudinum 03-427 genome:
- the p19 gene encoding ferrirhodotorulic acid ABC transporter, periplasmic binding protein (Pfam match to PF10634.5 Iron_transport): protein MKKILSGMLALSLAAVITMAAEQPIGEPIEKNGMEIAAVYLQPIDMEPKGIDLAPSLADIHLEADIHAIKGNTNGFGEGEWVPYLKIGYTLKNTDNGKTLQGTLMPMVASDGPHYGANLKMTAGVGNYELTFHIDNPSTQGFGRHADKATGVAKWWAPFDAKYTFKYTGAPKE from the coding sequence ATGAAAAAAATACTTTCAGGAATGTTGGCACTAAGCCTTGCAGCAGTTATTACTATGGCGGCTGAGCAGCCTATCGGTGAGCCGATAGAGAAAAATGGTATGGAGATAGCTGCTGTTTATCTTCAACCTATAGATATGGAGCCAAAAGGTATAGACTTAGCTCCTAGTTTAGCAGATATCCATCTTGAAGCAGATATCCACGCTATAAAAGGAAATACAAACGGATTTGGCGAGGGCGAATGGGTACCTTATCTTAAAATAGGTTATACTTTAAAGAACACAGACAATGGCAAAACATTGCAAGGAACTCTTATGCCTATGGTAGCAAGTGATGGTCCTCACTACGGTGCAAATTTAAAAATGACTGCTGGAGTTGGTAACTACGAGCTTACATTTCATATAGATAATCCAAGCACGCAAGGTTTTGGACGCCACGCAGACAAAGCAACAGGAGTTGCAAAATGGTGGGCTCCGTTTGATGCAAAATATACATTTAAATATACAGGCGCTCCAAAAGAGTAA
- a CDS encoding ferrirhodotorulic acid ABC transporter, permease protein (Pfam match to PF10080.5 DUF2318) — MAIFFYQVVLALFGFSFIISFLDVKEHIKNIFLPAIVGIFVGFILFGITKFAIIADDVKLFFDTLCLAALVLFLFCFKFKNSYFISLVVFLLAVGYGFDYRYISMNFTIFAGDILDSLSLSNLFLICFALAILLLIYFILRSVLSLVCRSVRLLFAVFSTVILIVDRAGFLTLGLMQNGTIPTYSNTLSIVAKIVYFDSFLPIVFSLFLAVLALFSLNRLPKKASYKDIIEFRITNAARMQGFRNAFFGWLLGAIIVFFSLFYILVSSRPPSISTPIIVEPINGEFKFDAAALLDGKLHRYAYITDDGHEVRFFLINRFKDKLAPVAVFDACAICGDMGYIKSGDNLICISCNVRIFLPSVGKAGGCNPIPFEYKYDGKNVTIGLQEIQKGATFFSKIVEKKVVDPVSKKEISNSSKFNYIYYGRTYFFENGDNQMLFEEKPEIYVTTSGELKE; from the coding sequence ATGGCGATTTTCTTTTATCAAGTTGTTTTGGCTCTATTTGGGTTTAGTTTTATCATATCGTTTTTAGACGTAAAAGAGCATATTAAAAATATATTTTTACCGGCTATTGTTGGTATTTTTGTCGGTTTTATACTATTTGGGATAACTAAATTTGCTATTATCGCAGATGATGTAAAATTGTTTTTTGATACGCTTTGTTTGGCGGCTCTGGTTTTATTTTTATTTTGTTTCAAATTTAAAAATAGTTATTTTATATCTTTAGTTGTCTTTTTACTCGCAGTGGGATATGGATTTGACTACCGTTATATAAGTATGAATTTCACTATTTTTGCTGGTGATATTTTGGATAGTTTGAGCCTTAGTAATCTATTTTTGATCTGTTTTGCTCTTGCGATTTTACTGCTTATATATTTTATTTTAAGATCTGTTTTGAGTCTGGTTTGTAGGTCTGTTAGGTTGCTTTTTGCAGTTTTTAGCACTGTGATTTTGATAGTTGATAGAGCTGGATTTTTAACTCTTGGTTTAATGCAAAACGGAACGATTCCTACTTACTCTAATACTCTTTCAATAGTCGCGAAAATAGTTTATTTTGATAGCTTTTTACCTATCGTATTTTCACTATTTTTAGCTGTTTTAGCTCTTTTTAGCTTGAACAGACTTCCTAAAAAAGCTTCTTATAAAGATATTATTGAGTTTAGAATCACAAACGCTGCTAGAATGCAGGGATTTAGAAATGCTTTTTTTGGATGGTTGCTTGGAGCGATTATCGTATTTTTTAGTTTATTTTATATATTAGTATCTTCAAGACCACCTTCTATAAGTACTCCTATTATCGTGGAGCCGATAAATGGTGAGTTTAAATTTGACGCTGCAGCTTTGCTTGATGGAAAACTCCATAGATATGCTTATATCACCGATGATGGACATGAAGTTAGGTTTTTTCTTATAAATAGATTTAAAGACAAGTTAGCTCCTGTCGCTGTTTTTGATGCGTGCGCGATATGTGGGGATATGGGATATATAAAAAGTGGCGATAATCTTATATGTATCAGTTGTAACGTAAGGATATTTCTTCCTAGTGTAGGTAAAGCAGGAGGTTGCAATCCTATACCTTTTGAGTACAAATACGACGGTAAAAACGTTACTATAGGTTTGCAAGAGATACAAAAAGGCGCAACATTTTTTAGCAAAATTGTTGAAAAAAAGGTTGTTGATCCAGTTAGCAAAAAAGAGATTTCAAATAGCTCTAAGTTCAACTATATTTATTATGGTAGGACGTATTTTTTTGAAAATGGTGATAATCAAATGCTGTTTGAAGAAAAGCCAGAAATTTATGTTACTACCTCTGGCGAATTAAAGGAGTGA
- a CDS encoding ferrirhodotorulic acid ABC transporter, permease protein (Pfam matches to PF02687.17 FtsX, and to PF12704.3 MacB_PCD): protein MFLNLIKSSITGSKESKILAFITIFLSVSLIACMLNITLKIGDEVAKELRSYGSNIVVLPKSDSLNIEIAGKNYSPLKNEDYLKESDLHKIKEIFWRNNITAFAPFLTAKAGDYDIVGTYFSKDANVEGEPDFRSGVESLYPFWIVDGRYPIDDSLDEVLAGEKLGLKVGDVLNLNNYSVKVVGVLKGAQDESAKLVTSLKLAQNIANKPNLINKAEVAAMTIPENDLSLKARRDLESLDSVAYDKWYCSAYVSSIAYQISEEYPNASAKAVLSVSEAQSGITKKIQNLMGVVSVISLIVSSIAITSLMSSEIHRRKKEIGLLKALGASGFIIYAQFAAEVFIVCVAASLLGSLAGYALSFIIAYQIFGSFIGVSLMVLPISIVFGMLICILGGILPLKSVINLLPAEVLYGRK, encoded by the coding sequence ATGTTTTTAAATTTGATAAAATCTTCTATAACAGGGTCAAAAGAGAGTAAAATCCTAGCTTTTATAACTATATTTTTATCAGTTTCATTGATAGCTTGTATGCTAAATATAACTTTAAAAATAGGAGACGAAGTAGCAAAAGAGTTAAGAAGCTATGGCTCAAACATCGTAGTACTTCCAAAATCAGATAGTTTAAATATAGAAATAGCAGGCAAAAACTACTCTCCTTTGAAAAATGAGGATTATCTAAAAGAGAGTGATTTGCACAAGATAAAAGAGATATTTTGGAGAAATAATATAACTGCGTTTGCACCATTTTTAACCGCTAAAGCTGGCGATTACGATATAGTGGGTACGTATTTTAGCAAAGATGCAAATGTAGAAGGAGAGCCCGACTTTAGAAGTGGCGTAGAAAGTTTATATCCGTTTTGGATAGTTGATGGAAGATATCCGATTGATGATAGTTTAGATGAGGTTTTAGCAGGAGAAAAGTTAGGTCTGAAAGTCGGAGATGTTTTAAATTTAAATAACTATAGCGTAAAAGTCGTTGGCGTTTTAAAAGGAGCACAAGATGAGAGTGCGAAACTAGTTACGAGTCTTAAACTAGCTCAAAATATCGCAAATAAGCCAAATTTAATAAACAAAGCCGAAGTTGCTGCTATGACAATACCAGAAAATGATCTTTCGTTGAAAGCTAGGCGCGATCTTGAGAGTCTTGATAGCGTTGCTTATGATAAATGGTACTGCTCAGCTTATGTTAGTTCTATAGCTTATCAGATCAGTGAAGAGTATCCAAATGCTTCTGCAAAGGCTGTTTTGAGTGTTAGCGAAGCTCAAAGTGGCATTACTAAAAAGATTCAAAATTTAATGGGAGTCGTGAGCGTGATATCGCTTATCGTATCAAGTATAGCTATCACGAGTTTGATGAGTAGCGAAATTCATAGACGAAAAAAAGAGATCGGTCTGCTAAAAGCGCTTGGCGCAAGTGGGTTTATCATCTATGCTCAGTTTGCAGCCGAAGTTTTTATAGTTTGTGTAGCTGCTTCTTTGCTTGGAAGCTTGGCTGGATATGCTTTAAGCTTCATTATAGCTTATCAAATATTTGGAAGTTTTATCGGAGTGAGTCTTATGGTGTTGCCTATCAGCATTGTTTTTGGAATGCTTATTTGTATTTTAGGCGGGATACTTCCATTAAAAAGTGTTATAAATTTACTTCCAGCTGAGGTGTTATATGGTAGAAAATAG
- a CDS encoding ferrirhodotorulic acid ABC transporter, permease protein (Pfam matches to PF02687.17 FtsX, and to PF12704.3 MacB_PCD) — MVENRAFFRKIIFKSIANSAVRSFVIFISILLGSAVCAAFINIYADIDKKVTSELNSYGPNVIISPLNLENGYIKMADLDTKLSSIKELKAKNEYLFGSVNIGVTRAVIMGVNFSNLKEIMPFLDIKSGEFINVDFDDKNALIGEDLAKLTGVKVGDIVEISSPNSNEVYKVRIKGIVYDGQKEDSLLLISLSLAQEILDKPNLINYAEAAISGSYDSIKSLCSTLSTNEFKFEVISKVSKAQGQILDKIKLLMALIGVTILFITSVCINTSLSSILLSKIKEFALIRAIGASKRDVLKIIFSEILVISIAGSFLGALVGYLLAIFLGNLIFSSGVDFRFVSLVVSVILSLVFAFVASYYPIKKALNQNLADLLRE; from the coding sequence ATGGTAGAAAATAGAGCGTTTTTTAGAAAAATTATATTTAAAAGTATAGCAAATAGCGCAGTTAGAAGTTTCGTGATATTTATCTCTATTTTGCTTGGAAGTGCAGTGTGCGCAGCTTTTATAAATATATATGCAGATATAGATAAAAAAGTTACTAGTGAATTAAATAGCTATGGTCCAAACGTCATAATAAGTCCGTTAAATTTAGAAAATGGATATATAAAAATGGCTGATTTAGACACAAAACTCAGCAGCATAAAAGAGTTAAAAGCTAAGAATGAATACCTTTTTGGTAGTGTAAATATAGGTGTTACAAGAGCAGTTATAATGGGTGTTAATTTCTCAAATTTAAAAGAGATTATGCCGTTTTTGGATATAAAAAGTGGTGAGTTTATAAATGTTGATTTTGATGATAAAAATGCACTTATAGGCGAGGATCTAGCAAAATTAACAGGCGTTAAAGTTGGTGATATCGTAGAAATCAGCTCTCCAAACTCAAATGAAGTTTATAAAGTTAGGATAAAAGGTATCGTTTATGATGGGCAAAAAGAGGACTCTTTGCTTCTTATATCTTTGAGCTTGGCTCAAGAAATTTTAGATAAACCAAATTTAATAAATTACGCTGAAGCCGCTATCAGCGGTAGTTACGATAGTATAAAATCTCTTTGTTCAACTCTTAGCACTAATGAGTTTAAATTTGAAGTTATCAGTAAAGTTTCAAAGGCTCAAGGTCAGATATTAGATAAGATAAAGCTTTTGATGGCTCTTATAGGAGTTACTATTTTATTTATAACATCGGTTTGTATAAATACTAGTTTGAGTTCTATTTTGCTATCAAAGATCAAAGAGTTTGCGCTTATAAGGGCTATTGGAGCTAGTAAAAGAGATGTTTTGAAAATAATATTTTCCGAAATTTTGGTTATTAGCATTGCTGGATCGTTTTTAGGAGCTTTAGTTGGCTATTTGTTGGCTATTTTTCTTGGAAATTTGATATTTTCTAGCGGAGTTGATTTTAGGTTTGTTAGTCTTGTTGTTTCTGTTATTTTAAGTCTTGTTTTTGCATTTGTCGCTAGTTACTATCCTATCAAAAAAGCGTTAAATCAAAATCTTGCAGACTTACTAAGGGAGTAG
- a CDS encoding ferrirhodotorulic acid ABC transporter, ATP-binding protein (Pfam match to PF00005.23 ABC_tran) codes for MEVLNLKNICKYFNEVKALDDINFSVNKGEWISIMGPSGSGKSTLVNILSLMDSPTCGELILGGENASHLNDDQILEFRRKKIGLVFQQFHLIPYLSAIQNVMLSQYYHSCVDKASAKKALEKVGLAHRITHKPSELSGGEQQRVCIARALINDPDIIIADEPTGNLDEANEKIVLELFKELKNEGKTLLLITHNEELGKYADKVVYLKHGKLDRIEKLQ; via the coding sequence GTGGAAGTTTTAAATTTAAAAAATATATGTAAGTATTTCAACGAAGTCAAAGCACTTGATGATATAAATTTTAGTGTAAATAAAGGTGAATGGATCAGTATAATGGGGCCAAGTGGAAGCGGTAAAAGTACGCTTGTAAATATACTTAGTCTTATGGATAGTCCTACTTGCGGTGAGCTGATACTAGGTGGTGAAAATGCAAGCCACCTAAACGATGATCAAATTTTGGAGTTTAGACGCAAGAAAATAGGGCTTGTGTTTCAGCAGTTTCATCTTATACCTTATCTAAGCGCTATCCAAAATGTAATGTTAAGTCAGTACTATCACAGTTGCGTAGATAAAGCTAGTGCTAAAAAAGCTTTAGAAAAAGTCGGACTTGCTCATAGGATCACGCACAAGCCAAGTGAGCTTAGTGGCGGAGAGCAGCAAAGAGTTTGCATAGCAAGAGCGCTTATAAATGATCCAGATATAATAATAGCCGATGAACCTACTGGAAATTTAGACGAGGCAAATGAAAAGATAGTTTTAGAGCTTTTTAAAGAGCTTAAAAACGAAGGTAAAACTCTACTTCTCATCACTCATAATGAAGAGCTTGGCAAATATGCAGATAAAGTAGTGTATCTAAAACATGGAAAACTTGATAGAATAGAGAAATTACAATGA
- a CDS encoding protein disulfide reductase, TlpA family (Pfam match to PF08534.6 Redoxin): MKNIVFAALFSLILVGCGSGLKHHMALNDKDGFDTIYDPAVKELKIANWNEPYILFFFTTMCGACTAQVPALNELAKEYGSKIKVIGVMGNSLGFDGDLMALKDKGVEFMSVSTKKSVDYFSNIVGGIMGTPVTYVFDKNGKISKQFLGLYPKSALENELKLLLN; this comes from the coding sequence ATGAAAAATATAGTTTTTGCAGCGCTGTTTTCGCTGATTTTAGTAGGATGTGGAAGCGGACTTAAACATCATATGGCTTTAAACGATAAAGACGGATTTGATACTATCTATGATCCAGCTGTTAAAGAGCTTAAGATAGCAAATTGGAATGAACCTTATATACTATTTTTCTTCACTACTATGTGTGGAGCTTGCACTGCTCAAGTACCAGCTTTAAATGAACTTGCAAAAGAGTATGGTTCAAAGATAAAAGTGATAGGAGTTATGGGAAATTCTTTAGGATTTGATGGTGACTTGATGGCTTTAAAAGATAAAGGAGTTGAGTTTATGAGCGTATCAACTAAAAAATCTGTAGATTATTTTTCAAATATCGTTGGAGGGATTATGGGGACTCCAGTTACTTACGTTTTTGATAAAAATGGAAAGATATCTAAACAATTTTTAGGCTTATATCCTAAATCCGCTCTTGAAAATGAACTAAAACTACTTTTAAACTAG
- the aguA gene encoding agmatine deiminase (Pfam match to PF04371.11 PAD_porph): MIQTYAEWDEQELLMLSIPHTNSDWKPYLNDILTSYEELISVVGNYQKLLLIADSKSDFDRFSKFKNVEFLEIQTNDTWIRDYGAIDVKCGLKTISYDFKFNAWGDKFESSLDNEVNKKLFLNLKGELVSVPLILEGGSIEFNGDGVLLTTTNCLLNDNRNSLSKNELEIRLKELFGLKKIIWLEHGFIKGDDTDSHIDTLARFISKDTIAYASCTDENDEHYLPLKEMENELKKTGFNLVPLRLPKPVMFEGRRLGATYCNFIFINGALIVPTYGDKKSDELALSTLKEVLSLDVIGVDSTVFIRQNGSLHCSSQNRFKGKR; this comes from the coding sequence ATGATACAAACTTACGCCGAATGGGACGAGCAAGAGCTATTGATGCTTAGTATTCCGCATACTAATAGCGACTGGAAGCCTTATTTAAATGATATTTTAACTAGTTATGAAGAGTTGATAAGCGTTGTTGGTAATTATCAAAAATTACTTCTTATAGCAGACTCAAAAAGTGACTTTGATAGATTTTCTAAATTTAAAAATGTAGAGTTTTTAGAGATCCAAACAAATGATACTTGGATAAGAGATTACGGTGCTATCGATGTAAAATGCGGTTTGAAAACTATTAGTTATGATTTTAAATTTAACGCTTGGGGTGATAAATTTGAGAGTTCTTTGGACAATGAAGTAAATAAAAAACTCTTTTTAAATTTAAAAGGCGAGCTTGTAAGCGTTCCACTTATTTTAGAAGGTGGTAGCATAGAGTTTAACGGTGATGGCGTACTTTTAACTACAACTAACTGCCTTTTAAATGATAATAGAAACTCACTTAGCAAAAATGAGCTTGAAATCAGACTAAAAGAGCTTTTTGGATTAAAAAAAATTATCTGGTTAGAACACGGTTTTATAAAAGGCGATGACACTGATAGCCATATCGATACTCTTGCTAGATTTATATCAAAAGATACCATAGCTTACGCATCTTGCACAGATGAGAACGACGAGCATTATTTGCCTCTTAAAGAGATGGAAAATGAACTTAAAAAAACAGGGTTTAATCTAGTTCCGCTTAGGCTTCCAAAACCTGTTATGTTTGAAGGGCGAAGACTTGGAGCTACTTATTGTAATTTCATTTTTATCAATGGCGCTCTTATAGTTCCTACTTACGGAGATAAAAAAAGTGATGAGCTTGCTTTAAGTACGCTTAAAGAAGTTCTGAGTTTAGATGTAATAGGAGTTGATAGCACGGTATTTATCAGGCAAAACGGCAGTCTTCACTGCTCTAGTCAAAACAGATTTAAAGGTAAGCGATGA
- a CDS encoding cation diffusion facilitator family transporter (Pfam matches to PF01545.17 Cation_efflux, and to PF16916.1 ZT_dimer), which translates to MRVYPPVVAGSVAVVLAIIKFAIGLASGSMAVLSSAIDSLLDCLVSALNYFALRKSNSDPNSKFNFGYGKIEALVALFEGAFIIGIGIFICYSSVIKILNPEKSIEVGAGMIVMIISIILTGALVFYLQREYKKTGNLIIKADALHYQTDLVTNAAILAALFAIWLSGYEIIDALFGIGISVYIVFSAFKLLKEGVYILLDGALPESMISEIIDIINLKHEVKGYHYLKSRISGEKYYFSVHLVFDPSISLSKAHSVADDIESEIKSKFNSHKWVFDMHFDTEDDRDKEEL; encoded by the coding sequence ATGAGAGTATATCCTCCAGTAGTAGCAGGAAGCGTAGCTGTAGTATTGGCGATCATAAAGTTTGCTATAGGTCTTGCTAGCGGTTCTATGGCTGTTTTGAGTTCGGCTATAGATTCGCTTTTAGACTGCCTTGTGTCGGCTTTGAACTATTTTGCGCTTAGAAAATCAAACTCCGATCCAAACTCTAAATTTAATTTTGGTTATGGAAAAATAGAGGCTTTAGTGGCTCTTTTTGAAGGTGCTTTTATCATAGGAATAGGCATTTTTATCTGTTATTCAAGCGTAATTAAAATCCTAAATCCAGAAAAATCAATCGAAGTTGGCGCAGGTATGATAGTTATGATTATATCTATTATACTTACTGGAGCTTTGGTGTTTTACTTGCAGCGTGAGTATAAAAAAACAGGAAATTTAATAATAAAAGCTGATGCACTTCATTATCAAACAGATCTTGTGACAAATGCGGCTATTTTAGCGGCTCTGTTTGCTATATGGCTTAGTGGATATGAGATTATAGATGCTCTTTTTGGTATTGGCATTAGCGTTTATATAGTTTTTAGTGCGTTTAAGCTACTAAAGGAGGGCGTTTATATCTTACTTGATGGAGCGCTACCTGAAAGTATGATAAGCGAGATAATAGATATAATAAATTTAAAACACGAAGTAAAAGGCTATCACTACCTAAAAAGTCGAATAAGTGGTGAAAAGTACTATTTTAGCGTACATTTGGTATTTGATCCTAGTATATCTCTTAGTAAAGCGCACTCAGTAGCAGACGATATAGAAAGTGAAATAAAATCTAAATTTAATAGTCATAAATGGGTTTTTGATATGCATTTTGACACTGAAGATGATAGAGACAAGGAGGAGTTGTGA
- the aguB gene encoding N-carbamoylputrescine amidohydrolase (Pfam match to PF00795.18 CN_hydrolase): MKVALVAHKFYGNKSDTIKRTTKLIEEAANKGAELIVLQELHQGSYFCQDENVDSFELANDFESDMAYWAEVAHEFKIVLVTSLFEKRTAGLYHNTSVVFDSDGSIAGKYRKMHIPDDPNFYEKFYFTPGDIGFEPIDTSIGRLGVLVCWDQWYPEAARLMALKGAIMLIYPTAIGWFDGDSEDEKSRQLEAWVAVQRGHSVANGLPVITVNRVGFEAAPDGNGGIRFWGNSFVFGPQGEELFRSNSTDELADIVDIDIKRCEQVRRWWPFLRDRRIDAYEGLLKRFID; encoded by the coding sequence GTGAAAGTAGCATTAGTAGCCCATAAATTTTATGGAAATAAATCAGATACGATAAAACGTACCACAAAACTTATAGAAGAAGCAGCCAACAAAGGCGCAGAACTTATCGTGCTTCAAGAGCTTCATCAAGGTAGTTATTTTTGTCAAGATGAAAATGTTGATAGTTTTGAGTTGGCAAATGACTTTGAAAGCGATATGGCTTATTGGGCTGAGGTGGCTCATGAGTTTAAAATAGTTTTAGTTACTTCTTTGTTTGAAAAGCGTACAGCAGGACTGTACCATAATACTTCTGTTGTTTTTGATAGCGATGGAAGTATAGCTGGAAAATATAGAAAAATGCATATTCCAGATGATCCAAATTTTTATGAAAAGTTCTATTTTACTCCAGGAGACATTGGGTTTGAGCCTATAGATACTAGTATAGGCAGACTTGGAGTTTTGGTTTGTTGGGATCAGTGGTATCCAGAGGCTGCTAGACTTATGGCGTTAAAAGGAGCTATAATGCTTATATATCCAACTGCTATAGGTTGGTTTGATGGAGATAGCGAAGATGAAAAATCCAGACAATTAGAAGCGTGGGTTGCTGTACAAAGAGGACATTCAGTAGCAAATGGATTGCCAGTAATTACTGTCAATAGAGTAGGTTTTGAAGCTGCTCCAGATGGCAATGGCGGTATTAGATTTTGGGGAAATAGCTTTGTTTTTGGACCTCAAGGAGAGGAGTTATTTCGTTCAAATAGTACAGATGAGCTTGCTGATATAGTTGATATAGATATAAAAAGATGTGAGCAAGTGCGTAGATGGTGGCCGTTTTTACGAGATAGAAGAATAGACGCTTATGAAGGACTTTTAAAAAGGTTTATAGATTGA
- the gltS gene encoding sodium/glutamate symport carrier protein (Pfam match to PF03616.10 Glt_symporter) → METINVDSYSTLVVMVLVLLLGAFVIKRVKFLQDYNIPEPVVGGIIAAILFLCLYSFSDVTLKFDSSLKDPLMLAFFSSIGLLADFASLKKGGKKLIIFLFIISGLLILQNIVGIGVALGLGENPLIGLLSGSVTMSGGHGTGGAWANEFIKAPYNFSAAYEVAMASATFGLIAGGIIGGPVAKYLIQKNRLQTPNIHEESSATPMLNFESPQKTKLITQESFIRSLALIALCLYIGNFVAEHIKSLDIGFTLPTFVYCLFTGVILRNLLQALKIHEVFDREISVIGNVSLSLFLAFALMTINLWQLVSLALPIVTILISQVALMVFYAIFVTFRFCGRDYDAAVLAAGHCGFGLGATPTAMVNMQTVTNHYGMSHMAFIIVPLCGAFFIDLVNALIINGFLLFLG, encoded by the coding sequence TTGGAAACGATAAACGTTGATTCATACTCTACTCTTGTAGTTATGGTGCTTGTTTTATTGCTCGGAGCTTTTGTGATAAAAAGAGTAAAGTTTTTACAAGACTATAATATCCCAGAGCCGGTCGTAGGCGGTATCATAGCTGCAATTTTATTTTTATGTCTTTATAGTTTTAGCGATGTAACGCTTAAATTCGATAGTTCTCTCAAAGATCCTCTTATGCTAGCGTTTTTTTCTAGCATAGGGCTTTTAGCAGACTTTGCGTCTCTCAAAAAAGGCGGTAAAAAGTTAATCATATTTTTATTTATCATTAGCGGACTTTTAATCTTACAAAACATAGTCGGTATCGGAGTCGCGCTTGGTCTAGGAGAAAACCCTCTCATCGGACTTCTTAGCGGATCTGTTACAATGAGCGGCGGTCACGGTACAGGTGGAGCGTGGGCAAATGAGTTTATAAAAGCGCCATATAATTTTAGCGCTGCTTATGAAGTAGCTATGGCTAGTGCAACATTTGGTCTCATTGCAGGTGGAATTATCGGCGGTCCTGTTGCAAAGTATCTTATACAAAAAAACAGATTGCAAACTCCAAACATCCATGAAGAAAGCAGTGCTACTCCTATGCTAAACTTTGAATCTCCACAAAAAACAAAGCTCATCACTCAAGAGTCATTTATACGCTCTTTAGCTCTTATAGCACTCTGTCTTTATATAGGAAATTTCGTTGCAGAACATATAAAATCGTTAGATATAGGCTTTACTCTACCTACTTTTGTATATTGTTTATTTACAGGAGTTATCCTTAGAAACCTACTTCAAGCTCTAAAAATCCATGAAGTCTTTGATAGGGAAATTTCAGTTATCGGAAACGTTAGCTTATCGCTTTTCCTTGCTTTTGCACTAATGACTATAAATCTTTGGCAACTCGTATCATTAGCACTTCCTATCGTCACTATACTTATCTCTCAAGTTGCACTTATGGTATTTTATGCTATTTTTGTAACATTTAGATTTTGCGGACGAGACTATGACGCTGCAGTTTTGGCTGCTGGGCACTGTGGATTTGGCTTAGGAGCGACTCCAACAGCAATGGTAAATATGCAAACAGTCACAAATCACTACGGTATGAGCCATATGGCATTTATCATAGTTCCGCTTTGTGGAGCATTTTTCATAGATTTAGTTAATGCTCTTATTATTAATGGATTTTTACTATTTTTAGGATAA
- a CDS encoding putative protein (DUF45 domain) (Pfam match to PF01863.13 DUF45): protein MAIKTSSLKFGKFDVTINYKPVRYLRLKVTPNGDISISAPFFTSKTNILNLLSKNENWLENTLAKIKPKDDKIKFLGNAYELKFDENIKEVLVLETQILAPCKEQFDKFLRLKAKEIFQKYIEFYQPKIPKKVTHVSIKKMTSRWGSCNSKKGYINLNLNLITKDERFIEYVVLHEMTHLLYPHHQKSFYDFIQGLMPDYKIRERI, encoded by the coding sequence ATGGCAATTAAAACGTCTAGTTTGAAATTTGGTAAATTTGATGTGACTATAAACTATAAGCCTGTAAGATACTTGCGTTTAAAAGTCACTCCAAATGGCGATATAAGCATATCCGCTCCATTTTTCACCTCAAAAACAAATATTTTAAATTTGCTCAGTAAAAACGAAAATTGGTTAGAAAATACACTTGCAAAGATAAAACCAAAAGATGATAAAATCAAATTTTTAGGAAATGCTTATGAGCTTAAATTTGATGAAAATATCAAAGAAGTTTTGGTTTTAGAGACTCAAATTTTAGCTCCTTGCAAAGAACAGTTTGATAAATTTCTACGCTTAAAAGCTAAAGAGATATTTCAAAAATACATAGAGTTTTATCAACCAAAAATACCCAAAAAAGTAACTCACGTAAGCATCAAAAAAATGACTTCTCGCTGGGGCAGTTGCAACTCCAAAAAAGGCTATATAAACTTAAATTTAAATTTGATAACAAAAGATGAACGTTTTATCGAGTACGTCGTACTTCACGAGATGACGCACCTGCTCTATCCACATCATCAAAAAAGTTTTTACGACTTTATACAAGGATTAATGCCAGATTATAAGATAAGAGAAAGAATATAA